The Rhizobium oryzihabitans genomic sequence CGGGCATAGATTGCCTTATCGTACCGCCTTTGTGGCCGGAGGCTTTCGGGCGCACTGTCGCGGAGGCCATTCTGCGCGGCGTTCCCGTCATCGGTGCCAATCTCGCCGGGGTTGCAGAACAGATCGGCAGGGACAGACCGGAGCGTCTGTTTACGCCCGGCAATGCCGCTGAACTCGCCGCACGCATGACCCAAGCGATGCGCAACCCCTCGCTTCTCAAAGAGACATCCGAAACTATAGAGCGGATTTCGCAAGGCGTCGCGCCCGAACGGGTGGTTGCGGCCTATGAAACGCTTTATGCGGATCTGCACGACAGCATCCGGTCATAAGCCATGGGATTCCAACGCGAAAACGCGCCCGTTAGACGTCAGATATTATGGAAAAGCCGCGCATAGCTCTCCGCCGCCTTCTGCCATGAATATAACTTGCGGTTTTCGTAACCCGCCCGGCGAAGATCGTCCGCCAGACCCGGTTCCTGGAAAAGCCGGTAAAGTGCAGCGACAAGACTATCCGGGTCGGCGGGATCGAAGGTGAGAGCGCCTTTGCCGGCGATCTCCGGCGTCGCGGAGCGGTTGGAGCAAACGACCGGGCATCCCAATTGCTGCGCTTCCAGAACCGGCAGGCAGAACCCTTCATAGGTCGAAGGCACACAAAGGCAGGCGGCATGGCGATAGAGTTCAGCCAGTTGCCCGTCGTCTATGCCGGAAAGCCGGATCAGCCGCGCCTTCAATTCCGGGTCGTCGAGCACATTGCCGATTTCCTCCGCATCGTCGCGGCCCACATGCACGACATGCAAATCCGGCCTTGCCTTGCCAAGCACCGCAAATGCCTTGCCCAGAAGGGTGAAGTTTTTGTTGGAGGTCGCGTTTCCGACCGCCAGTATATAAGGCCCGGCAACGGGCGACGGCCCGTTTACAGCCTCCGGATCAACCTTCAAGGTGCTGTCGGAGTGAATGGTCAGGCTTTTGCTGGCGGCAGAGGGATAAAAGCGCGCCAAATCCCTTCGTGTCGCTTCGGACACGCAAGTGACGCGATCCGAACCGGCCATCATCAGGCGGAAAATGAAATCGGTCGTCAAGGTCGCCCGCCAGCCGATCTGTTCGGGAATTGTCTTGAAATAAAGATCATGAACGAGCGTGACGCGTCGTTTGCCGCCGAGGGGACTTCCAAAAGGATCGGCGTTGAACAGCACATCAATACGGTGCCGGCGGCAAAGTGCAGGCAAGGCCACGGCCTGACGCAGCACATCGAAAACCATGATACGCGGCCGCGGAGTTTCCATCAATTGAAGACGGCTGTCGCGCAGGCTTTCTGGAAGTTGCGCCCGCGTCCAGGGAGAGCGCAGAATATAATCGTCCTGCGTTTGCTCTAAAAGCTGCTCCAGCAGGCTGAAGGTAACGCGGGCGACGCCGGAAGCCTTGCCACCATATTGGCTCGGCATGTTTACGAGAATGCGCATCGGGGGCTTCATGCCGCTTCAGCCAGCAGCGCGGAAACCGCTCTGCAGGTCTCCTCCAGCGAAAAACGCTGGCTTACATCTTCCCGCCCCTTCTGCGCCAGCCTTTCTGCCAGCGCCGGATGCGACAGGGTGCACCCGAGTGCCGCAGCAAGTGCCGAAGCATCGCCCGGCGGCACGAGAAGACCCGTCTCACCATCGCGAATGATTTCGGTAACGCCGCCGCCGCGTGTAGCGACAACCGGCCGGCCACACATCATCGCCTCGACCACGACCCGGCCGAACGGTTCGGCAACAATCGAGGTGTGAGCGACCACATCCATCGCTGCCATCAGCTCGGGAACGTCCGAACGGAAGCCGAGGAAGCGGACACGACCATCCAGACCGAGACGGGATGCCTGGTCGCGGATACGCGCCTCATAGGCCTCCTG encodes the following:
- a CDS encoding glycosyltransferase family 4 protein, whose amino-acid sequence is MRILVNMPSQYGGKASGVARVTFSLLEQLLEQTQDDYILRSPWTRAQLPESLRDSRLQLMETPRPRIMVFDVLRQAVALPALCRRHRIDVLFNADPFGSPLGGKRRVTLVHDLYFKTIPEQIGWRATLTTDFIFRLMMAGSDRVTCVSEATRRDLARFYPSAASKSLTIHSDSTLKVDPEAVNGPSPVAGPYILAVGNATSNKNFTLLGKAFAVLGKARPDLHVVHVGRDDAEEIGNVLDDPELKARLIRLSGIDDGQLAELYRHAACLCVPSTYEGFCLPVLEAQQLGCPVVCSNRSATPEIAGKGALTFDPADPDSLVAALYRLFQEPGLADDLRRAGYENRKLYSWQKAAESYARLFHNI